The Periplaneta americana isolate PAMFEO1 chromosome 14, P.americana_PAMFEO1_priV1, whole genome shotgun sequence region CAAAACATACCTACCTGTATAGATATTCTGTTCGGAGCGACAGGCAAGAGGCACTCTGCATCAAGGGACTGACCATGTATATACGAGGTTAAGTTGAAATCCCGAAGCACTTCAAACTCTGTCAAAGTGGGTTAAGTGGATGGTCCTTCGATGATCTGATTGTAGTGCAAACACAAGTTGCTCAACATCGGATAGGTTAGAAGTAAAATCATAATCCGAAGTACTCTGCTATAAATAGGTCATAGAAATAAGTTCCACTCCTTTGTTACGGTAAATAAACttcatgaagaaaaataaaatttcatgacACAAATAGACTATAATTTCAAACTTTAGGTAAGGAAGTGGCAGGTTGATCTTAAATAACAAGACAAGCAATttcaatatcatataaaattcagaTTTATTAATGTAGATATGATTAGACTACGAACCTTTGGTGTGTGTATAATTGATTATAAGTAGATTCTCACAACACTCATTCTGTACAAATTCTCAAGAGTCCCTAATATCACAATCATAAAATAGCCTGAGATGTATAGATCAGTGTTGAAATCACCCAGAATAATATGattgcatatacagtatgtaataagCATAATATATTATCGAGTTCAATAgtattgtataaataaaaatgtacgtTATCCGTTAAGATAAATATTTCTTACATCTCAGTTTCTTAATTTAAAGAGAAATCAGCAATCTTTTACCAGAGTCGACAGAACTTGCTTGCTgcacatttatacaaaattaattatttctctttCAATTTCACATTGTCACATTAgatgtaagtaataaataattcggaaatatattattttcttgcttaTTACAATTTTCTGTCGAATGCTTGCACCTATATACCTCAGGCATAACAATATTATAGATGCAATCTCTAAGGTTATTCACAGCATTAGTTGTAGAGCAATTCGTCATCGTATTCTATTCTACTACTCAGATTCTAGATATACAAGTACAATGAAGGAACTTTTCAATACAAAGTAATAATAGGAATGAAGTTTGATaagtttattaaaaatttaaaacgtgTGATCAAATCAAGCTATAGATGACTGCTATTATTCTATAATGATTCTATACTACATTTGATATTCCTTCAGAATAATTAGGTTTCagtatttgtttataaattaatatttttaaccgccaaatattatttataatataaatcatATGACTGATGTAAGTATATTCtgtttactattattaatattaaacgaatttaaaGAATTGCCATATAATAACTGCTACTTTGAAAAAGCATCCATAAGATTTTCTAAAACATATACGatatgtatgtaaataataattataagaaatcATTAGGCCTCACACAGTTGTATTTCAAACCTAATGACAACGATTTACAGCAATTGTTACTTATGATCTTTATAACTAAAATGACAAACAAACTAATATTAGAtcaaataattttacacatacaTATTGTAGTTTTACGCGTTTTACAAGAACGTTAAATAAGAATCTAAGTTACAATCTCATATATCTGTATGACTAAGCATATAAGGCACTAAATTGTCAGTTGAAATAACTGCCAGCCTAACGATGAACATTTTATTACAATACATATTATGATAATATGACGAGTATAAAATGACCCAAAGATATCTAACAAGCGTGTTACGTTGGGTGTACGTTCTATTGCCTTACTATGTCACACCTTTCCAATAATTAAATTGTGATATGAATAGACGCACTGCAGATATCGTTGGGTGACTGAAGTATagtgtatataattatttaaattttccgttaaaaatgaaagtgcatttgAGAAGATGTGACGTGCGAATTTGGAGTACAATAACGCATATTTTTCGCACTATTCCTGAGAGTAGGATACGTTCTTCAATTACGAAGATTTTCATTTTAACATAGGCCAGTACAAAGACGTTAAAGTATTCACTGTTCCAATAACAGTGAATAACATTATTGGCCATTTTACTCATTGAGTTCAGAGTCACGATAGAAGTGAGTGGTTTCATGTATCACAATTATTTTATTCTGATTGGTAATCTAAATTTTGGCACTTACTTATTAGAAGTAGAGGTATTTCATCAAGCGTGCTtaatatttgcataattattataaGCAAGTGAAAATTGAAATGCTTAAACTAAGAgaggttattaaattttaaatataactgATTTGTGTATATATCGATAACTATACGTCATTCGTTATAATACTGTCTTGGTAACAAAGTACAatgtagaatttttttattattctattacgTATACTATGTGCAAGACGTGATGTAAATATTCGAAATTGTTTTATTGATTCAATTTTTTTGTCTTTATAACCACTAACTTTAAAAGTTTGAAAGTTTTCTAAGAAGCGCTCTAAATTTAAATTGACTTATCGATTAAGACCGGCAAGGTGTTGAGTACTAAACCGTGGAGATCCACAACAAACGGCCGTTGGGAGGTATACACAAGGATATCCTCTCGGAACTCTTTGTGTGGGAAGTCCAGACAATCCTCTAACATACGTATAAGCTACAGGAGCCCTTAAGAtgctcttattcttcttcttcgcaCCGTTTCCACTAGTGTCACTTACCCTACGTTTAGCGTCATTGTTCGTAGAGTTTGAAGTGGCGCAGCTAGCACTGTGACTCCTGGAGTTCCGTGTCAGCGACTGGAAGACCTTCCTGAAGGACGACGCTTGATGGAGGCTAGGTGACGGCGACGGTGCGTCATGACGCGGCACATGGCCGCTACTGGTATCGCTCCCGCTACTACTGCCCCCGCTACTTCCGGTGCAGTGGCTCCCGTGGAGGTGCAGCAAGCCTGAGTCCGAGCCCGTGCAGCTGGCGCTCCGGAACAGGAAGCCGCTCCTGGAACTCCCCTTCTTTCCGACGGGGCACTTCTTGCTCCTGCTGACTCTGCCGCCCGCGGAGCCGCTGGATCGGTCGTCGGAGTCCGACGAGGACTGGGACACGTCGTCGTCCTCCTCGTCGTCCTCGGCGTGGCGGTGGCGGCCTAGACGTCGGCTGATGGCCCGGAAGAGACTCAGACCCCGCAGTTCGCGCGTCGGCGACGGGATCATCGGAGATACGCTGCGAGGGCTCTCGTGAGAGGGCGGGTTCAACGTGACGAGCAGCATTGGCGTGCCGGTGTTACTCGGAGTCTCGTCGTCCATGCTAAGCACTGCGCACTCACGTTGTATTCGTCGTAGTTCGCAGCTGTTGATTGCTTTCACAACCTCGAGTACCGGTCGCTTTGTCTCCTTCAGCTAATCACTAGTAGAACCAAACTCAAGCACACTACTACACGTCGTGGAGTCTTAGGTCGTTCCGACGTAAACTTCGTAATCACAACGACTGCGGCTAGATCGACTGTGGCGTGTTGCTAGCGGAGACGTCCGGCGACGGACTGGATGCACGGATACCGACGTCTGCCTGATATATAATACAGACGCCCGTAGCTCGACGCTGAGCCAGAGCATGCGCAACAAAGTTTCTGTGTTCCTCAATCCCTTCCCCCGCCCCAAACCGTTTCAAACCAATGAACTGTGCACAATGTAAGAAAGAACACGTGATCAACATTGTTCGAAATACTCCTTTTTAAATTACTTcgttttcattaaaacaaaagaatagaaGAAGATGGGAAAGAGAAGGCAGGAGTAAATCAAATACATCTTTCGCAAGGAAGACAAAAGACGTAAGCAGAAAACGTGAATGTGCGgtaaattttctttcaatttaaggAAGAGCTGAGCATTGTATCGAAGGAAAACGAGACATTTTACAAGGCAATGTGATATTCGACATCTGAATAAAGGAAGAAACATCCGTGAGCTACACGTGCTAATTTCTTTTTCCCCTTGTAAGCATGCTTTTAGTTGGGTGTTTTCTCATCGTATGTGTACATTTTCCGTCTGTCATAAGTACTGATAATACATGTAACACACGTCATAATACCATAAT contains the following coding sequences:
- the LOC138713662 gene encoding uncharacterized protein, coding for MDDETPSNTGTPMLLVTLNPPSHESPRSVSPMIPSPTRELRGLSLFRAISRRLGRHRHAEDDEEDDDVSQSSSDSDDRSSGSAGGRVSRSKKCPVGKKGSSRSGFLFRSASCTGSDSGLLHLHGSHCTGSSGGSSSGSDTSSGHVPRHDAPSPSPSLHQASSFRKVFQSLTRNSRSHSASCATSNSTNNDAKRRVSDTSGNGAKKKNKSILRAPVAYTYVRGLSGLPTQRVPRGYPCVYLPTAVCCGSPRFSTQHLAGLNR